TTTGATATTGTTTCTTTTAGATTTGAATCTAGGATATTTAGCTCTCTTTTGAAAGAAATTCTTAAAAGCAGTATCTAAATTCCTAAGTGCAGATTGAAGAGAAACACTATCCACTTCTTTAAGCCAAATTAAATCTTTTTTCAAAGCTGTTAACTCTTTAGCTTGATTAACATAAGTAGTTGATTTTTCTTCATTCTTGTATAATTCAATTCTTTGATTAAGAAAACGATTGAATACAAATCTAGTACAGCCGAA
The DNA window shown above is from Vallitalea longa and carries:
- a CDS encoding helix-turn-helix domain-containing protein, with protein sequence FGCTRFVFNRFLNQRIELYKNEEKSTTYVNQAKELTALKKDLIWLKEVDSVSLQSALRNLDTAFKNFFQKRAKYPRFKSKRNNIK